One Coccinella septempunctata chromosome 1, icCocSept1.1, whole genome shotgun sequence DNA window includes the following coding sequences:
- the LOC123316919 gene encoding syntaxin-7, which translates to MDNFPSYQNGNHGKQQDFQKLALTVETSIQKISQNVSSMQRMVKQVGTHQDSPELRKQLHSLQHYTQKLVKDTNGYIKELNNFSVSSPSEQRQIKMQRERLHDEFAATLNRFQMAQRSTAQKEKEQVNKVREQNFSEPYLESNRKQPLIELQDSNYSKQQMQMQETADLRALEEQEQSIRELENDIRDVNDIFKELGVLVHEQGEIIDSIEANVEKTESFVHQGATQLREASNYKNKIRRKKVILAVIAAIFLTVIILIIYYGSKN; encoded by the exons TCGTATCAGAATGGAAATCATGGTAAACAGCAAGATTTCCAGAAATTGGCCCTAACTGTGGAGACTAGCATCCAGAAAATCTCTCAAAATG tttcttccATGCAACGTATGGTAAAACAAGTTGGAACTCATCAAGACTCCCCAGAATTGAGGAAACAATT GCATTCTCTTCAACATTACACTCAAAAACTAGTGAAGGATACTAATGGATACATCAAAGAACTCAACAATTTCTCAGTCTCTTCACCCTCAGAACAGAGGCAAATCAAAATGCAAAGAGAAAGACTTCATGATGAATTCGCTGCCACCTTAAACCGATTTCAGATGGCGCAGAGAAGTACAGCTCAGAAGGAAAAAGAACAGGTCAACAAagtcagagagcagaactttaGCGAACCATATTTAG AATCCAACAGGAAACAGCCACTCATTGAGCTTCAAGATAGTAACTATTCTAAGCAGCAAATGCAGATGCAGGAAACTGCTGATTTGAGGGCTTTGGAAGAACAAGAACAATCAATCAGAGAGCTTGAG AATGATATCCGAGACGTGAACGATATTTTTAAAGAATTGGGCGTGCTTGTTCATGAACAAGGAGAGATAATTGATAGCATTGAAGCCAATGTAGAGAAAACTGAAAGCTTCGTTCATCAAGGGGCAACTCAGTTGAGGGAAGCCAGCaactataaaaataaaatacgaaGGAAAAAAGTTATTCTAGCTGTTATTGCTGCTATTTTTTTGACTGTGATTATTCTGATCATATATTATGGAAGCAAAAATTAA
- the LOC123317865 gene encoding transmembrane protein 135-like produces MAQSFSKVSIFSPIHVSCHDYVHPWTDSCMDALCGLYFRAIIYSLKMYATVYVLSLITRGKIPNKTDVIKTIYGVLQSTAFLSGTGFGYSAIVCLLRRLLGNYNFLTVSFFPAFFSSVFSILIERPHRRTLLALYVTNVATETVWNMLLSRNLVQNVRFGCVGIFAVSSSLLLTYYKAGWHKKDDHTKADPIFGMLRFIVGPYEEKDYMARSSRENSIYRNENQNDPSSTRRATSWCSKSKSSKNSVYAIVTQALKAYKRIIEKVKCCDRHYACPHPFSCLYYTMQGAGKMFSLGLGIQVTIKLVLNFKRIISSPKSVKSLFMKKEILNLAVCLGGFSGLFRAVLCLLRRSTGKDLPIYALPAGAIAGTAFYKYPDTTVALYIMWKMLQITYNIGVDRDMLPKVPGFAEILYCLSTGLLFHVAIIEPTNLRPSYWKFLHGVSGGRIACMSRIPIDLWGYNSSEALSQVLQATRTRAVLS; encoded by the exons ATGGCTCAGTCATTCAGCAAAGTATCAATTTTTTCCCCTATACATGTGAGCTGCCATGATTATGTCCATCCGTGGACAGACAGCTGTATGGATGCATTATGTGGATTGTATTTTCGAGCCATTATTTACTCCCTTAAGATGTATGCAACGGTATATGTG TTATCTCTCATTACAAGGGGAAAGATACCTAATAAAACCGATGTTATTAAAACAATTTATGGAGTTTTACAATCCACAGCTTTTTTAAGTGGCACTGGTTTTGGGTACTCTGCAATAGTCTGTCTCTTAAG GAGATTATTAGGGAACTACAATTTCTTAACAGTATCATTCTTCCCAGCTTTTTTTTCAAGTgtattttcaattctgattgaaAGGCCTCACCGTAGAACTCTACTAGCTCTTTATGTTACCAATGTAGCTACAGAAACAGTTTGGAATATGCTATTATCTAGAAATTTAGTTCAGAATGTCAGATTCGGTTGTGTTGGAATATTTGCTGTCAGTTCTTCACTGTTGTTGACGTATTATAAAGCAGGATGGCATAAAAAGGATGACCATACTAAAGCAGATCCTATTTTTGGGATGTTAAG GTTCATAGTGGGACCATATGAAGAAAAAGACTACATGGCTAGATCGAGCCGTGAAAACAGTATTTAtcgaaatgaaaatcaaaatgACCCTTCCTCTACGAGAAGAGCCACTTCTTGGTGCTCAAAATCtaaatcttcaaaaaattcagTTTACGCTATAGTCACTCAGGCTTTAAAAGCATATAAGAGAATCATTGAAAAAGTCAAGTGCTGTGATAGGCACTATGCGTGCCCACATCCATTTAGTTGTCTCTATTATACAATGCAG gGTGCTGGTAAAATGTTCAGTTTAGGTTTAGGAATCCAGGTGACCATCAAGTTAGTGCTCAATTTCAAAAGGATAATTAGCTCGCCAAAATCTGTTAAGTCTCTTTTCATGAAAAAGGAAATTTTGAATCTAGCTGTTTGCTTAGGGGGATTTTCTGGATTATTCAGA GCAGTTTTGTGTCTTTTAAGGAGAAGTACAGGCAAAGATCTTCCGATATATGCTCTTCCAGCTGGTGCTATTGCTGGAACAGCTTTCTACAAATATCCTGATACTACAGTAGCACTTTATATTATGTGGAAGATGTTGCAG ATTACTTATAATATCGGAGTTGACCGGGACATGCTGCCAAAAGTGCCTGGATTTGCGGAAATTTTGTACTGTCTCAGTACTGGCCTATTATTCCATGTAGCGATTATCGAACCGACGAACCTCAGGCCGAGCTACTGGAAATTCTTACATGGAGTGTCTGGAGGAAg aattgCTTGCATGAGTCGAATACCAATAGATCTGTGGGGTTACAATTCTTCCGAGGCTTTATCTCAGGTTTTACAAGCTACTAGAACGAGGGCCGTCCTAAGTtga
- the LOC123316912 gene encoding putative methyltransferase C9orf114, which translates to MDSKKVNDKKLQSWSEINKERKRKKKEYKEKAIEAKKLKEMKQEVESAKNETAKNSIEEKKEISTLSIALPGSVLENAQTEELRAYLAGQIARAVCLYQVDEVIVFDDYADEDKSKATSVEDDFGFKTIRHCCGQLARILQYLECPQYLRKHFFPIHKDLKYSGLMNPLNAPHHLSSKDESEFREGVVTNKPVKPGKGSIVYIGLRQDVHVDKLLVEGARCTVKLHMDTMNTKKLKGIVVSPDIPRKETGIYWGYRVRLAKSLAQVFSECPYKDGYDLTIGTSDKGSSIDSFHCPSYKHALIMFGGVQGLEFALENDQTIKENDPELIFDHYLNTLPGQGSKTIRTEEAILISLAGLRSKLNPKFPPVSFNQNNGTNTIISPNNESIENVEDMSRFD; encoded by the coding sequence ATGGATTCTAAAAAAGTAAATGACAAAAAATTGCAAAGCTGGAGTGAAATAAATAAAGAGCGTAAACGTAAGAAGaaagaatataaagaaaaagcaattgaagctaaaaaactgaaagaaatgAAACAAGAGGTTGaatcagcaaaaaatgaaaCTGCGAAAAACAGTATAGAAGAAAAGAAAGAAATATCAACATTATCCATAGCTTTGCCAGGTTCCGTTCTAGAAAATGCCCAAACTGAAGAATTGCGAGCTTATTTGGCTGGACAGATTGCGCGTGCTGTATGTTTGTATCAAGTAGATGAAGTTATTGTGTTTGACGACTATGCAGATGAAGATAAAAGTAAAGCGACGTCTGTAGAAGATGACTTTGGTTTCAAAACAATAAGACATTGTTGTGGACAGCTAGCCCGTATACTTCAGTACTTAGAATGTCCACAATACCTTCGCAAACATTTCTTTCCTATTCATAAGGATCTAAAATATTCTGGATTAATGAATCCTCTGAATGCACCCCATCATCTATCTTCTAAGGATGAGTCTGAATTTAGGGAAGGTGTTGTTACTAATAAACCTGTCAAACCAGGAAAAGGTTCTATTGTATATATTGGTTTACGTCAAGATGTCCATGTAGATAAATTATTAGTCGAAGGTGCCAGATGTACTGTAAAATTACATATGGATACAATGAATACTAAAAAATTGAAAGGAATTGTTGTAAGTCCTGACATACCTAGAAAAGAAACTGGTATTTATTGGGGTTATAGGGTTAGGCTAGCTAAGTCATTGGCTCAAGTGTTTTCAGAGTGTCCTTATAAAGATGGTTATGATTTAACCATAGGAACATCAGACAAAGGCTCTTCAATAGATTCATTTCACTGTCCATCTTACAAACATGCCTTAATAATGTTTGGTGGTGTACAGGGTTTAGAATTCGCACTTGAAAATGATCAAACCATAAAGGAGAATGATCCAGAGTTGATATTTGATCATTATTTAAATACTCTTCCTGGCCAAGGCTCAAAAACAATAAGAACAGAAGAGGCCATTCTTATAAGTCTAGCTGGGCTTAGATCAAAATTAAACCCAAAATTTCCACCTGTTTCTTTCAATCAAAATAATGGTACAAATACAATTATTTCACCTAATAATGAATCCATAGAGAATGTGGAAGATATGAGCAGATTTGATTGA
- the LOC123317861 gene encoding uncharacterized protein LOC123317861 codes for MALSQKYDGVVLMPWFNLAEWKSIKDLIYSGDLESQQLAVDRMKIWKLRTSLIPVGIDGTLELLEALLAEKNNLNDDELVRIYSLSLLRFLNICAGNNDKQGTFYKTAEKNGLPLWLITLRHDIAHDPVIPSKIFLKKALNECLQWVKEKYWEVSQMEDYVVSDETNFKDLIHNYARLKLLNFFNESTEVLIQEIKKKVGFAISAGLNRGFSTNDFIVLLEDHLIQSVTQDKIKDSCIHIVSTLVEEGVILTINYCSINGTKKIPSNFLQIWHKLLNLLYQNCTLFLLINKLADITESTTHEYSVKEIASLWIAELYQGLMKTKKMKEEYDTVASMHSEHIDKRTAQLVIKSKLDTSPQFKDTITFSNFEILPMDDSRTFQERILQAPNEYTMNYLEMVLKFNGNTDSFMKKQINLIKKLVQFSTTFYTDPVTIYNVHDLKALQESFGSGVCAESITKTQNDADRIEGRKKFRELNDAEKFSFKCYPLGYMPPK; via the exons ATGGCATTGTCACAAAAATACGATGGAGTCGTTTTGATGCCCTGGTTTAATTT AGcagaatggaaatcaataaaggATCTTATATATTCAGGTGATTTAGAATCTCAACAATTAGCTGTAGATCGTATGAAGATATGGAAGTTGAGGACATCTCTGATACCagttggaattgatggaacgcTAGAACTTTTAGAAGCTCTTCTAGCAGAGAAAAACAACTTGAACGATGATGAATTAGTCCGAATTTACTCATTATCTCTTTTGAG GTTCTTAAACATTTGTGCTGGGAATAATGATAAACAAGGTACATTCTACAAGACTGCTGAAAAGAATGGTTTACCATTATGGTTAATTACCCTTCGTCATGATATCGCTCACGATCCTGTGATCccttcgaaaatttttttgaaaaaggctTTAAATGAATGCTTACAATGGGTAAAGGagaaatattgggaagtttCTCAGATGGAAGATTATGTAGTGTCAGATGAAACAAATTTCAAGGACCTTATACACAATTACGCAAGACTGAAGCTGTTGAACTTTTTTAATGAAAGTACTGAAGTTCTTATCcaagaaattaagaaaaaagtgggATTTGCAATATCTGCTGGGTTAAATCGTGGATTTTCCACCAATGATTTCATCGTATTATTAGAGGACCATTTGATACAGTCAGTTACTCAAGATAAAATTAAAGATAGTTGTATACATATTGTTTCAACCTTGGTTGAAGAAGGAGTAATATTGACTATTAACTATTGTTCCATAAATG gaaCTAAGAAAATTCCTTctaattttcttcaaatatggcATAAACTTCTAAACTTATTGTATCAAAATTGTACATTGTTCCTATTAATCAATAAATTAGCCGATATAACTGAATCAACCACACATGAGTATTCGGTGAAGGAAATTGCCAGTTTGTGGATTGCGGAGTTGTACCAGGGACTCATGAAAACTAAGAAAATGAAAGAAGAGTATGATACTGTTGCTTCG ATGCACTCGGAACATATAGACAAAAGAACTGCACAATTGGTCATCAAATCCAAACTGGATACCAGTCCTCAGTTCAAGGATACCATAACCTTCAGTAATTTTGAAATCCTACCCATGGACGATTCAAGAACGTTTCAAGAGAGAATTCTTCAAGCTCCAAACGAATATACAATGAACTATTTAGAAAT GGTGCTCAAATTCAATGGAAACACTGATAGTTTTATGAAGAAGCAGATCAATCTCATTAAGAAGCTAGTTCAGTTCAGTACTACATTTTACACTGACCCGGTAACTATTTATAACGTACACGACCTGAAAGCACTTCAAGAATCTTTTGGTTCAGGAGTTTGTGCTGAAAGTATAACAAAGACACAGAACGATGCTGACAGAATTGAGGGCAGGAAAAAATTCAGAGAGCTTAACG ACGCAGAAAAATTCTCTTTCAAATGTTATCCTTTGGGATACATGCCTCCAAAATGA